Proteins from one Chroococcidiopsis sp. CCMEE 29 genomic window:
- a CDS encoding sugar ABC transporter substrate-binding protein gives MSILQTLGFRIKTWKKLGIFALLGLLLSWVVSCSAGNINTKATQSNSGIQPVEFWTMQLQPEFTDYFNNLIGSFEQENPGVKVRWVDVPWSAMQSKILTAVAAKTAPDVVNLNPDFASVLAARNAWLDLDAKVPAEVKATYLPNIWQASTLNGKSFGIPWYLTTRLTIYNTDLLKQAGISQPPATYTELAQMAGQIKQKTGKYAFFTTLVPEDSGEVLESFVQMGVNLVDAQGKAAFNTPKGKAAFQYWVDLYKNGLLPREVLTQGHRHAVELYQAGETALLASGPEFLKTIATNAPAIAKVSATAPQITGETGKKNVAVMNLVIPRNSDQPDAALKFALFVTNSENQLAFAKRANVLPSTIQALSDGYFKTVAVADTSSVEKARVVSASQLEQAEVLIPAMKDLNVLQKAIYENIQAAMLGEKTVDQAVADAAQEWNAKVGS, from the coding sequence ATGTCAATACTACAAACTCTTGGGTTCAGGATTAAAACATGGAAAAAGCTAGGCATTTTTGCGTTGTTAGGGTTGCTCCTAAGTTGGGTTGTCAGTTGCAGCGCCGGTAATATTAATACTAAGGCAACGCAGTCGAACTCAGGCATTCAACCAGTTGAATTCTGGACAATGCAACTCCAACCAGAGTTTACAGATTATTTCAACAACTTGATCGGCAGTTTTGAGCAAGAAAACCCAGGTGTTAAGGTGCGCTGGGTAGACGTGCCCTGGTCAGCAATGCAGAGTAAAATTTTAACAGCTGTTGCGGCGAAAACAGCACCGGATGTGGTAAATTTGAACCCGGATTTTGCCTCTGTGCTGGCAGCTCGCAATGCCTGGCTTGATTTAGATGCTAAGGTGCCAGCTGAAGTAAAAGCAACTTATTTGCCTAATATTTGGCAGGCAAGTACGCTCAATGGTAAAAGTTTTGGCATTCCCTGGTATCTCACGACACGGCTAACGATCTACAACACTGACTTGTTAAAGCAGGCGGGTATCAGTCAGCCGCCAGCGACTTATACAGAATTGGCTCAGATGGCTGGGCAAATTAAGCAGAAAACAGGCAAGTACGCCTTTTTTACGACGCTCGTCCCGGAAGACTCGGGTGAGGTGCTGGAATCTTTTGTGCAAATGGGCGTAAACCTGGTGGACGCACAAGGGAAAGCAGCGTTTAACACGCCTAAGGGGAAAGCTGCCTTTCAGTATTGGGTAGACCTTTATAAAAATGGACTGTTGCCACGGGAAGTCTTGACCCAAGGTCATCGCCACGCAGTAGAACTGTATCAGGCTGGAGAAACAGCTTTACTAGCTTCTGGTCCAGAATTTTTGAAGACGATCGCCACCAACGCCCCCGCGATCGCCAAGGTTTCTGCCACTGCACCCCAGATAACAGGTGAGACGGGGAAGAAGAATGTGGCTGTAATGAATCTAGTAATTCCCCGCAATAGCGATCAACCCGATGCTGCCCTCAAATTTGCTCTGTTTGTCACTAACAGCGAAAATCAGCTAGCCTTCGCTAAAAGAGCTAATGTGTTACCATCTACTATCCAAGCACTCTCTGATGGCTACTTTAAGACCGTAGCGGTGGCTGATACTTCCTCAGTAGAAAAAGCTCGCGTCGTCAGTGCCAGTCAGCTGGAACAGGCAGAGGTATTAATCCCAGCGATGAAAGATCTCAACGTGCTGCAAAAGGCGATTTACGAAAATATTCAAGCAGCAATGCTGGGTGAGAAGACAGTCGATCAGGCGGTGGCTGATGCTGCCCAAGAGTGGAACGCTAAGGTAGGTTCATGA
- a CDS encoding folate-binding protein translates to MIEQLQDLQSAAGATFEAIADTQVPVSFGNDAAAIQAAQAGVALCDRSHWGRILVSDDDRLRFLHNQSTNDFQQLKPGQSCDTVFVTSTARTIDLATAYVTEDAVLLIVSPNRRQSLMEWLDRYIFFADKVQLQDVTSESAAFSLIGPKSDALLEKLGLSAMIGQPYATHQLVQLADVEVRVAVGSGLATPGYTIVVPASKAATVWSNILQAGAVPLGDRAWEQLRIQQGRPAPDRELTDDYNPLEAGLWQTISFEKGCYIGQETIARLNTYKGVKQYLWGIRLSAPAQPGSVITVEDEKVGKLTSYTQTEGDHFGLGYIRAKAGGAGLKVKVEETTGVVVDVPFLRRGQESGVGGQG, encoded by the coding sequence ATGATTGAGCAATTGCAGGATCTACAGTCAGCCGCTGGGGCGACATTTGAAGCGATCGCCGATACACAAGTCCCCGTAAGTTTTGGGAATGATGCAGCCGCTATCCAAGCCGCACAAGCAGGGGTAGCTTTATGCGATCGCTCCCATTGGGGTAGAATTCTAGTTTCAGATGATGACCGCCTGCGGTTTCTACACAACCAAAGTACAAACGATTTCCAGCAACTCAAGCCAGGACAAAGCTGCGACACAGTTTTTGTTACTTCCACTGCTCGCACAATCGATCTGGCAACAGCTTACGTTACCGAAGATGCAGTGTTGCTAATCGTTTCACCCAATCGGCGTCAGTCTCTGATGGAATGGCTTGATCGCTACATCTTTTTTGCGGATAAGGTGCAATTGCAAGATGTAACGAGTGAGAGTGCTGCTTTTAGCTTAATTGGACCGAAAAGTGATGCTCTGTTAGAAAAATTAGGCTTGAGCGCGATGATTGGTCAACCCTACGCCACTCACCAGCTAGTTCAGCTGGCAGATGTAGAGGTGCGTGTCGCTGTCGGTAGTGGCTTGGCTACACCTGGATACACCATCGTTGTCCCAGCTAGCAAGGCAGCAACAGTTTGGAGCAATATTTTACAAGCTGGGGCAGTACCACTAGGCGATCGCGCTTGGGAACAACTGCGGATTCAACAAGGTCGTCCAGCACCCGATCGGGAACTAACAGACGATTACAATCCCCTGGAAGCAGGTTTATGGCAGACGATTTCTTTTGAGAAGGGCTGCTACATTGGTCAGGAAACAATTGCCCGGTTAAACACCTATAAGGGAGTGAAGCAATATCTTTGGGGTATTCGCCTCAGCGCCCCAGCCCAACCAGGTAGTGTGATTACTGTAGAAGATGAAAAAGTAGGCAAGCTTACTAGCTACACACAGACCGAGGGCGACCATTTTGGACTAGGTTACATTCGGGCTAAAGCTGGTGGCGCTGGGTTGAAAGTGAAAGTAGAGGAAACTACAGGTGTAGTAGTCGATGTACCGTTTTTAAGAAGGGGTCAGGAGTCAGGGGTCGGGGGTCAGGGATGA
- a CDS encoding (2Fe-2S) ferredoxin domain-containing protein, which produces MQQSHNSSTQCVLVCQNRTCRKQGAGKVLTAFQAYSMPDVTVIGSGCLGQCGMGPMVKVIPAQVWYCRVQPDEVPAVVKRHLLGGQPIATMLYPKFHPCVER; this is translated from the coding sequence TTGCAACAGAGCCACAATTCATCCACCCAGTGTGTCTTAGTTTGTCAAAACCGTACCTGCCGCAAACAGGGGGCAGGCAAGGTACTAACTGCTTTTCAAGCATATTCAATGCCTGATGTTACCGTCATCGGCAGTGGCTGCTTAGGACAATGTGGCATGGGACCGATGGTAAAGGTGATCCCAGCTCAGGTTTGGTATTGCCGCGTCCAACCTGATGAAGTGCCAGCGGTTGTAAAACGACACTTGCTAGGTGGGCAACCGATCGCCACCATGCTTTATCCTAAATTTCACCCCTGCGTGGAGCGGTGA
- a CDS encoding cysteine synthase A, which translates to MDIKDGFVGAVGNTPLIRLNKFSQETGCEILGKAEFLNPGGSVKDRAALYIIQDAEEKGLLKPGGTVVEGTAGNTGIGLAHICNAKGYKCLIFIPDTQSQEKIDALKTLGAEVRAVPAVPYKDPNNYVKLSGRIAAEMENAIWANQFDNLANRRSHYETTGREIWEQTDGKVDAWVTATGTGGTLAGVAMYLKEKNPAIKTVLADPMGSGLYSYIKTGEITTEGSSITEGIGNSRVTANLEGAPIDDAIRIDDPECVQVVYQLLREEGLFLGGSTGINVAAAIALAKQLGPGHTIVTILCDSGTRYQSRLFNREWLAAKGLLPD; encoded by the coding sequence ATGGATATCAAAGATGGATTTGTCGGCGCCGTCGGCAACACGCCGCTAATCCGGTTAAACAAATTTAGTCAGGAAACTGGGTGCGAAATCCTTGGTAAGGCAGAGTTTCTTAATCCAGGCGGTTCTGTTAAAGACAGAGCAGCGCTTTATATTATTCAGGATGCAGAAGAAAAAGGCTTGCTTAAACCAGGCGGCACGGTGGTGGAAGGAACTGCTGGGAATACTGGTATTGGTCTAGCTCATATCTGTAACGCCAAAGGCTATAAATGCCTAATTTTCATTCCTGATACCCAGTCTCAAGAAAAGATAGATGCTTTAAAGACACTGGGTGCAGAAGTTCGCGCTGTGCCTGCTGTGCCATACAAAGACCCAAATAACTATGTAAAGCTCTCCGGTAGAATTGCAGCTGAGATGGAGAATGCAATTTGGGCAAATCAGTTTGACAATTTGGCGAATCGGCGATCGCATTACGAAACCACTGGGCGAGAAATTTGGGAGCAAACGGACGGCAAGGTTGATGCTTGGGTAACGGCTACAGGAACCGGTGGTACTCTTGCTGGTGTAGCGATGTACCTGAAAGAAAAAAATCCTGCAATTAAAACAGTTCTGGCAGACCCGATGGGCAGTGGGCTTTATAGTTATATCAAAACTGGTGAAATCACAACTGAGGGCAGCTCAATTACTGAAGGTATTGGTAACAGCCGTGTAACTGCAAATCTAGAAGGTGCGCCGATTGATGATGCTATCCGAATTGATGACCCTGAGTGCGTGCAGGTAGTTTATCAACTGCTAAGAGAAGAAGGCTTGTTTCTAGGCGGTTCCACAGGCATCAATGTGGCAGCAGCGATCGCGTTAGCAAAACAGCTGGGACCCGGTCACACCATCGTCACTATCCTTTGTGATAGCGGTACCCGCTACCAATCCCGGTTATTCAATCGAGAATGGCTGGCAGCGAAGGGGCTCTTGCCAGATTAG
- a CDS encoding Uma2 family endonuclease: MLSSPLVVRIPPSMPMTDEQFFEFCQVNRDLHIERNKSGEILIMPPTGSETGNRDARIIQQLMNWTDEDGTGIAFSSSTGFKLSTGAERSPDASWMKLERWNALSLEQQQKFAPICPDFVVELRSPFDNLQPLQEKMREYMREPGIQLGWLIDRKHHKVYIYRPDRPEECLDQPTTLSGDPVLPGFILDMSKVW, translated from the coding sequence ATGCTTTCATCCCCTTTGGTTGTGCGAATTCCTCCTTCAATGCCAATGACAGACGAGCAGTTTTTTGAGTTCTGTCAAGTTAATCGTGACTTACATATTGAGCGCAATAAATCCGGTGAGATATTAATTATGCCTCCCACAGGCTCAGAAACAGGCAACCGAGATGCCAGAATCATTCAACAGTTAATGAACTGGACAGATGAAGATGGAACTGGTATTGCCTTTTCGTCTAGCACGGGATTTAAGCTATCAACAGGTGCAGAAAGGTCGCCTGATGCTTCCTGGATGAAACTAGAAAGGTGGAATGCTCTATCGCTAGAACAACAGCAAAAGTTTGCTCCCATTTGTCCAGATTTTGTGGTGGAACTCAGGTCGCCTTTTGACAATCTACAGCCTTTGCAAGAAAAAATGCGGGAATACATGAGGGAACCAGGAATACAGCTAGGCTGGCTCATTGATCGCAAGCACCATAAAGTCTATATCTATCGTCCCGATCGGCCAGAGGAATGTCTGGATCAGCCCACCACACTCAGCGGCGATCCGGTACTGCCTGGATTTATCCTTGATATGAGTAAAGTTTGGTAA
- a CDS encoding peroxiredoxin: protein MSLRLGDTVPNFKQASSQGEIDFYDWAGDSWVVLFSHPADFTPVCTTELGEVGRLKPEFDRRNVKVLALSVDDVESHKGWIGDIEETQKASVNYPILADSDRKVSDLYDMIHPNANNTLTVRSVFIIDSSKKLRLVFTYPASTGRNFDEILRVIDSLQLTDNYSVATPANWKEGEDCVIVPSLKDPEVLKEKFPKGYTEVKPYLRMTPQPDK, encoded by the coding sequence ATGTCTCTTCGATTAGGTGACACAGTCCCCAACTTCAAGCAAGCTTCTAGCCAAGGGGAAATCGATTTTTACGATTGGGCAGGCGATAGCTGGGTTGTGCTATTTTCTCACCCCGCAGATTTTACACCCGTTTGCACCACAGAACTAGGCGAAGTTGGCCGTCTCAAGCCAGAATTTGATCGGCGTAACGTTAAGGTATTGGCTCTGAGTGTAGATGACGTGGAGTCCCACAAAGGCTGGATTGGTGATATTGAAGAAACGCAGAAAGCAAGTGTCAACTACCCAATTTTGGCAGACTCAGACCGCAAGGTTTCCGATCTGTACGACATGATCCACCCCAATGCCAACAATACATTAACGGTGCGATCGGTGTTCATTATTGACTCCAGCAAAAAACTCCGCCTAGTCTTTACTTATCCTGCCAGCACTGGACGTAACTTTGATGAAATTTTGCGGGTGATTGATTCCCTGCAACTGACTGATAACTACAGCGTGGCTACTCCAGCCAACTGGAAAGAGGGAGAAGACTGTGTAATTGTCCCCTCCCTAAAAGATCCGGAAGTACTGAAGGAGAAATTCCCCAAAGGTTACACAGAAGTCAAACCATACCTGCGGATGACTCCTCAACCGGATAAGTAG